A window from Nitrospirota bacterium encodes these proteins:
- a CDS encoding ABC transporter ATP-binding protein: MNVFEVKNISYSYGNRVKALEGISFDVSQGESLTLIGTNGSGKTTLLYILNGLLEPCRGEVFVFGTSILKGYPAFLRQRVSLLFQNSQAQLFSLSVWDEMCFGPLQLGFSKDEIKEKVESIIEMLHIGHLRDRGPWELSSGEMKKVALGTCLSINPDVLLLDEPIAGLDLRSQVEITDIIIRLKEAGKAIITATHDLHIIEDVSDRTIVLSEDHRVLCEGNPHEVLNDHGSLLKANLIHKHAHKHTWYVHSHSHHGVHAHEHILQPEEVKPVPEDMDKLKKLLEHWEKHNIEHAKTYLEWAEKADEMGRADLARILRQIAERTEELKDLFRQPKITA, translated from the coding sequence ATGAATGTCTTTGAGGTAAAAAACATCTCCTATTCTTATGGAAACCGTGTAAAGGCTCTCGAGGGTATTTCTTTTGATGTCTCACAGGGAGAAAGCCTCACCTTGATAGGAACGAATGGCTCGGGAAAGACAACCCTGCTATATATCCTGAATGGGCTTTTAGAGCCTTGCCGAGGAGAGGTCTTTGTCTTTGGCACAAGCATTCTTAAGGGCTATCCAGCCTTTTTAAGGCAGAGGGTCTCTTTGCTTTTTCAGAACTCACAGGCACAGCTATTTTCCTTAAGCGTATGGGATGAGATGTGCTTTGGACCACTACAGCTTGGATTTAGCAAAGATGAGATAAAGGAAAAAGTAGAAAGCATTATAGAGATGCTTCATATAGGGCATCTAAGGGACAGAGGCCCGTGGGAGCTAAGCAGTGGCGAGATGAAAAAAGTCGCCCTCGGCACATGCCTTAGCATAAACCCCGATGTCCTACTTTTAGATGAGCCAATAGCAGGGCTTGACCTCAGAAGTCAGGTTGAAATAACAGACATTATCATAAGGCTTAAAGAGGCAGGTAAGGCGATAATCACTGCTACGCACGACCTTCATATAATCGAGGATGTATCTGACAGAACCATTGTGCTTTCAGAAGACCACAGGGTGCTTTGTGAGGGTAATCCGCATGAAGTCCTTAATGACCATGGAAGCCTTCTTAAGGCAAACCTAATCCATAAGCATGCTCACAAGCACACATGGTATGTCCACTCGCATAGCCATCATGGCGTGCATGCTCACGAGCATATACTTCAACCAGAGGAGGTAAAGCCTGTGCCCGAGGATATGGATAAACTCAAAAAGCTCCTTGAGCACTGGGAAAAACATAATATCGAACATGCCAAAACTTACCTTGAATGGGCAGAAAAGGCAGATGAGATGGGCAGGGCTGACCTCGCAAGGATTTTAAGGCAGATAGCAGAAAGAACAGAAGAGCTTAAGGATTTATTCAGACAACCCAAAATTACTGCTTGA
- a CDS encoding cobalamin biosynthesis protein, protein MILLTPVGLLLPELFRAGGAWGEWGADEIKDILSYVPDGMKKLSTFWNSPISDYAFQGWQKGIKVYLSYIISGIIGVILIILGIYGLGKVLTRKNGNP, encoded by the coding sequence ATGATACTCCTTACGCCAGTTGGCTTGCTTCTGCCTGAGCTCTTCAGGGCAGGTGGTGCATGGGGTGAGTGGGGTGCTGATGAGATAAAGGACATTCTAAGCTATGTGCCTGATGGTATGAAAAAACTTTCTACTTTCTGGAATTCTCCTATATCGGATTATGCCTTTCAGGGATGGCAGAAGGGCATTAAAGTCTATCTCTCTTATATAATTTCAGGCATAATCGGTGTGATTCTGATTATACTTGGCATCTATGGGCTGGGGAAAGTCCTGACAAGGAAAAATGGAAATCCCTGA
- a CDS encoding adenylate kinase — MRIVLLGAPGAGKGTQAKLLIEKHKIPQISTGDILRQNVAEGTPLGKEAKSYMDKGELVPDKVVLGLVEDRLKKDDCKKGYILDGFPRNTAQAEALDGMLKALGMSLTSAISVDVPKEDLMKRLTGRRTCRKCNQMYNIYFSSPKKQDICDKCGGELYQRDDDREETIKRRLNEYEAKTAPLIKYYGGKGILKSVSGTGSIDEIFNKVCSALGVNP, encoded by the coding sequence ATGAGAATTGTGTTGTTGGGAGCACCAGGGGCTGGAAAGGGAACGCAGGCAAAGCTTTTGATTGAAAAACATAAGATTCCACAGATTTCCACAGGAGATATATTGAGGCAGAATGTGGCAGAAGGCACACCTCTTGGAAAGGAAGCAAAATCCTATATGGACAAAGGAGAGCTTGTGCCTGACAAGGTAGTGCTTGGTCTTGTAGAAGACAGGCTTAAGAAGGATGACTGTAAGAAAGGCTATATATTGGATGGCTTTCCGAGAAACACAGCACAGGCAGAGGCACTTGACGGCATGCTAAAGGCTTTGGGCATGTCTCTTACATCTGCCATAAGCGTTGATGTGCCAAAAGAAGACCTGATGAAGAGGCTTACAGGCAGAAGGACATGCAGAAAATGTAACCAGATGTATAACATCTATTTTTCTTCCCCAAAAAAACAGGACATTTGCGATAAATGCGGAGGCGAGCTCTATCAGAGGGATGACGATAGGGAGGAGACAATCAAGCGGAGACTCAACGAGTACGAGGCAAAGACCGCACCTCTGATTAAATATTATGGAGGGAAGGGGATATTAAAATCAGTTTCAGGCACAGGAAGTATAGATGAGATATTCAACAAGGTCTGTAGTGCATTGGGAGTTAATCCTTAA
- a CDS encoding DUF2155 domain-containing protein produces MGKILSLIVSIAVVLSVVSCKKKEEPAPIAPATEGPGVMMPSQPMQIVVPDNVKGAWSSVKITIEDKPAKTLKDVIIKIGSEYKVPGSNLNIKVGAFLPDFKMEGAFITSASNQPNQPAVAVRVLDGDKQIFPEPGKDWGWLFSKLPAIHPFQHERFMLSLKEGIKG; encoded by the coding sequence GTGGGAAAGATTCTAAGTCTGATTGTTTCGATTGCAGTTGTCTTAAGCGTAGTGTCTTGTAAGAAAAAAGAAGAGCCAGCACCTATTGCTCCGGCTACCGAAGGACCAGGGGTAATGATGCCTTCTCAGCCGATGCAGATAGTTGTGCCTGACAATGTAAAGGGTGCATGGTCTTCCGTGAAGATTACCATTGAGGATAAGCCTGCAAAGACCCTCAAGGATGTAATCATTAAGATTGGCAGTGAATACAAAGTGCCAGGCTCGAACCTGAATATTAAAGTCGGTGCATTTCTTCCTGACTTTAAGATGGAGGGTGCTTTTATAACCTCTGCTTCGAACCAGCCAAATCAGCCTGCAGTTGCTGTAAGGGTATTGGATGGCGATAAGCAGATTTTCCCTGAGCCGGGAAAAGACTGGGGCTGGCTTTTTTCTAAGCTTCCTGCAATCCATCCGTTTCAGCACGAAAGATTCATGCTTTCGCTTAAGGAAGGGATAAAAGGCTAA
- a CDS encoding cold-shock protein, whose translation MAKGTVKWFNESKGYGFITMEDGKDVFAHYSDIAGNGVKSLAEGESVTCDVVKGDKGLKAANISKA comes from the coding sequence ATGGCAAAAGGAACGGTGAAGTGGTTCAACGAGTCCAAGGGTTATGGTTTCATAACCATGGAAGACGGAAAAGATGTTTTTGCACACTATTCTGATATAGCTGGCAATGGGGTTAAGTCCCTTGCAGAAGGCGAATCAGTAACCTGCGATGTCGTAAAAGGCGACAAAGGCTTAAAGGCTGCTAACATCTCAAAGGCGTAA
- a CDS encoding DEAD/DEAH box helicase has product MYEKFYDFGLSDEVLKSLSEMGFEEPTQIQKIAIPPIFKGKDIIGVAQTGTGKTAAYGIPIIEKGIRGKNRMPGSLVIVPTRELAIQVAEELNKIGKNKGISSIPVYGGQSIERQIKSLKKGIDIIVGTPGRVLDHIRRKTLNLSGVATVVLDEADEMLNMGFIEDMQTILKETPETRQTLLFSATMPEEIIRISKNYMTDPKKVHVDAKELVVAKIKQVFYEVREADKLKALTRILDVQEPSLILIFCHTKRDVDELSGKLQQMGYATGAIHGDFTQSFREEMMDKFKRSVIDILVATDVAARGLDISNVTHVINYSIPQNPDSYIHRIGRTGRAGKSGIAITFVTPREYSQLKLIERTARTTINKGILPTTSEVRMAKERELKEELEEVIADGKYEKLYPLVQELFEKYGHEKVAAAALSLAVGDLKVEDIEEIRSPRASDIGGMTRLFLTIGRKDKIKVGDIVKTIAEKSRIPGRQIGNIALLDNFSFVEVPSNLAEQVIGSINDMMIGGRKIKVQTAKKRTR; this is encoded by the coding sequence ATGTACGAAAAGTTTTATGATTTCGGGCTCTCCGATGAGGTTCTTAAATCTCTGTCGGAAATGGGCTTTGAAGAGCCCACTCAAATACAGAAAATCGCAATCCCTCCGATATTTAAAGGTAAAGACATTATCGGTGTGGCGCAGACAGGAACAGGCAAGACTGCTGCATATGGCATTCCCATAATAGAGAAAGGCATCAGAGGGAAAAACAGGATGCCGGGTTCACTGGTGATAGTCCCTACCCGTGAGCTTGCCATTCAGGTGGCTGAGGAACTAAACAAGATCGGCAAGAATAAGGGTATAAGCTCTATCCCTGTGTATGGCGGACAGTCCATAGAAAGGCAGATTAAAAGCCTTAAGAAGGGAATAGATATTATTGTCGGCACCCCGGGAAGGGTCCTGGACCATATAAGAAGAAAGACCCTTAACCTTTCAGGGGTTGCAACAGTTGTGCTCGATGAGGCTGACGAAATGCTTAACATGGGCTTTATCGAGGATATGCAAACAATACTCAAGGAGACCCCGGAAACCCGACAAACACTTCTTTTCTCGGCAACCATGCCAGAAGAGATTATCCGTATCTCAAAGAACTATATGACTGACCCCAAGAAGGTCCATGTGGACGCAAAAGAACTTGTTGTGGCAAAAATCAAGCAGGTGTTTTACGAGGTGAGGGAGGCTGACAAGCTAAAAGCGCTGACAAGGATTCTCGATGTTCAGGAGCCCTCTTTAATCCTTATCTTCTGCCACACCAAAAGGGATGTAGATGAGCTTTCAGGGAAGCTCCAGCAGATGGGCTATGCTACAGGCGCCATCCATGGAGATTTCACTCAGTCCTTCCGAGAAGAAATGATGGATAAGTTTAAGCGTAGTGTTATAGATATCCTTGTGGCAACCGATGTTGCTGCAAGAGGCCTTGATATCAGCAATGTTACCCATGTCATAAACTACAGCATTCCGCAGAACCCTGACTCCTATATTCACAGGATTGGAAGGACAGGAAGGGCTGGAAAATCAGGCATTGCCATCACATTTGTCACACCGCGTGAATACAGCCAGCTCAAACTCATAGAAAGGACTGCAAGGACTACGATTAATAAGGGCATACTGCCTACGACCTCAGAGGTCAGAATGGCAAAAGAGCGTGAGCTCAAAGAAGAGCTTGAGGAAGTTATAGCAGATGGAAAATACGAAAAACTCTATCCACTCGTGCAGGAACTTTTTGAAAAATACGGGCATGAAAAAGTGGCTGCTGCTGCACTTAGCCTTGCTGTCGGAGACCTTAAGGTTGAAGACATAGAAGAAATAAGGAGTCCCCGTGCCTCAGACATCGGAGGTATGACACGGCTCTTCCTTACCATCGGTAGAAAGGACAAGATTAAGGTAGGAGACATCGTAAAGACTATTGCCGAGAAATCAAGGATACCCGGCAGGCAGATTGGAAACATAGCGCTTTTAGATAATTTCAGCTTTGTAGAGGTCCCTTCAAATCTTGCCGAGCAGGTAATAGGCTCTATAAACGATATGATGATAGGTGGAAGGAAAATAAAAGTCCAGACTGCAAAGAAGAGGACGAGGTAA